The sequence ATAACCAACCCCCATGGTTACAAAAAACACCGCCAGCGTATGAAGACAACGAATCATAAACAGTACCTACTgaaatattaacaataaaatcCTCACAGaggattttttttctctctctaaaAAATATTTCTATAAAGTATTTCTATCAAAGTACAATAGTATTAAGGCACGGCGTGAGCCAATCACGAGTCTCTTTGACTTCAAGTGTCTGATGTACAGAATAGGAAAGGTTCAGGGTCTGGTGAGCTGGGTGTAAACGGGCGCCTGCTCCCAGTGTTGGGGGCTGCTCTGGGGGATGGAGGGCACCCCCGTGTTGTCAGCGATGGGCGTGTACATGGGCCTCTGGCTGGGGCTGCTCATGTAGCTGAACGTTGAGTAGAGTCCCGAGTTCTGACCGGCCCCGGCATGGCTGTAGAAGGAGGGGGCGCCCCCCTGGTGCTCGGTGAAGTCGTACTGCTGCGCCCTGGAGATGGCCGGGTAGGAGGAGGGGCTGTAGTGCTGCAGGTTGAAGGGGCTGTAGGTGACGTGCTGCGGCGAGCCCTGCTGCTCGCTGAAGTGACTCGGGCTCAGCTGCTCTGTCTTGATCTGGGTCCTGTGCTGAGCCGCCTCGGACCCGCCGGTGCTGCCGCCCAAGGTGGTGAGGGTGTGTTGCGGCTGCTGCTGTCCCTGCTGGTTCTGGCTTTTAGGCATCCAGGCGCCCGCCGCTGCCCCCGGGCTGACCGGAGCGCCGCTGCTGATGCTGTAGCTGCCGGTGTAGGCGACAGGCGTGCCCGGCCCGCTGACGGAACCCGGGTGGCCGTTTGGCGGGAGGTACTGGTCAAACTCGTTCACGTCGAAGGTCTCGATGTGAGAAATGACGTCGCTGCTCAACTCGCCGATGTCCACGTCGCGGAAGTCGATGTTGAGCTGGCGCTGGCTGGTGCTGAGACCTACTTCGCGCTTTAGGTCCATCTTGCCTGAGCTGACATCAGTTTTCGGGGTGGTGGGAGGGGTCGGGGGTCCCTGGGAGCCTGGAGGATTACATCTCCACATTAGGTTTTGTCCGCAAATGATTAaaatgaagcttttttttttttgctttaaaagCTTACCTGAGTGCTCCCCAGGTGAGTGCACTTCTCCCATGCTGGAGGCGGGGGAGTCTGCCTGCTGCAGGGCTTTAAAAATGGCGTTGGGGGAGATGTGGGTCGGCTCGCTGCCGTCCTCGGACTCACTTTGTCCGTTCTTGACCGACTTCCTCCGCCTCGGCTGGTACTTGTAGTCCGGGTGGTCCTTCTTGTGCTGCACGCGGAGGCGCTCCGCCTCTTCTACAAACGGCCGCTTCTCGCCCTCGTTAAGAAGCCTGTGCGTAAAGGCGCAACGGTTACAAACTACGCTCAGTGCGTCAAGTTGTTGTGTGGACTTTGTAAGACTTACCTCCAGAGTTTGCCCAGGGTTTTGCTGAGCTCGGCGTTGTGCAGGTGCGGGTACTGGTCGGCCAGCTTCCTGCGCGCAGCTTGCGCCCACACCATGAAGGCGTTCATCGGTCTCTTGACGTGCGGCTTGTTCTTGGTAGATCCGTTTACGCGCACCGGCATAGGCACCAGGGTCCAGTCGTAGCCCTTCAGCACCTGCGACACGGCCTCGCGGATGCACGCGGGGAACTTATCGTCCTCGTCCTTCTTGAACTCGGCCAGAGCCGCTTCCATCCGGAGCAGCCCGTTCTCCGACGGCCGGGTGTTCTCGGTGTCGGAACCGGAGCCGGACGGACACGGGGAGCCCGCGGAGTCCTCGGACATGCTCGGGCTCGGGGCATCAGAGAGACACTTGTCTGGTTCCTCCGACATCTTCAGGTAAGGGTCGAGAAGATTCATGCGCAAAACGGGTTGCTTCCAAATTTACGCGTGAAAATTAAACTAAGGACGTTAAGGAAAAGAAACGTCTTTAAAAGCGACTCGTCCTTGCCAGACAGAAAGTCTTTACACTTTacagaaaaaaatcaaaaaaaaaaaaaaaaaaactcctggtTTTGTGCGTAAACTTGAATCGGAGATAAATATCTTTACGCACGGCCGTCCAACTTCTGCAGGCGAAAAACAAAAAGGCAGTTTAATTTCAGCTCTGTGGTAAAGTTGTCCTTCCTCGTCTCCAAATAGAATCCCCAGAACGTGTGAGTGCTCTG is a genomic window of Nerophis lumbriciformis linkage group LG11, RoL_Nlum_v2.1, whole genome shotgun sequence containing:
- the LOC133610783 gene encoding transcription factor Sox-9-like; translation: MNLLDPYLKMSEEPDKCLSDAPSPSMSEDSAGSPCPSGSGSDTENTRPSENGLLRMEAALAEFKKDEDDKFPACIREAVSQVLKGYDWTLVPMPVRVNGSTKNKPHVKRPMNAFMVWAQAARRKLADQYPHLHNAELSKTLGKLWRLLNEGEKRPFVEEAERLRVQHKKDHPDYKYQPRRRKSVKNGQSESEDGSEPTHISPNAIFKALQQADSPASSMGEVHSPGEHSGSQGPPTPPTTPKTDVSSGKMDLKREVGLSTSQRQLNIDFRDVDIGELSSDVISHIETFDVNEFDQYLPPNGHPGSVSGPGTPVAYTGSYSISSGAPVSPGAAAGAWMPKSQNQQGQQQPQHTLTTLGGSTGGSEAAQHRTQIKTEQLSPSHFSEQQGSPQHVTYSPFNLQHYSPSSYPAISRAQQYDFTEHQGGAPSFYSHAGAGQNSGLYSTFSYMSSPSQRPMYTPIADNTGVPSIPQSSPQHWEQAPVYTQLTRP